Proteins from a genomic interval of Bombus affinis isolate iyBomAffi1 chromosome 14, iyBomAffi1.2, whole genome shotgun sequence:
- the LOC126923991 gene encoding calmodulin-like protein 4 — MARYFREEDIDEFRECFYLFARNGQIRTLDELTIIMRSLGLSPTIAELNKYLKDKGGRMSFADFLEVMHLQTRAEDLPKEVIDAFQAADKFRTGTIPARQLAHMLLHWGEQLSNKEVEQIFREANVSPNGQVKYEDFVKIACAPVPDYY, encoded by the exons ATG GCTCGTTATTTTCGAGAAGAAGATATAGATG AATTTAGGGAATGCTTTTATCTATTTGCAAGGAATGGTCAAATACGTACTCTGGATGAACTTACAATCATTATGAGATCATTAGGATTAAGTCCCACTATCgcagaattaaataaatatttaaaggaTAAAG GAGGGAGGATGTCTTTTGCTGATTTTTTGGAAGTCATGCATTTACAAACAAGAGCTGAGGATCTGCCGAAGGAGGTGATAGATGCTTTTCAAGCTGCAGACAAATTTCGGACTGGTACTATACCTGCTAGACAATTAGCACACATGTTGCTTCATTGGGGTGAGCAATTAAGTAACAAAGAAG TGGAGCAAATTTTTAGGGAAGCAAACGTATCTCCAAATGGACAAGTCAAATACGAAGACTTTGTAAAAATAGCCTGTGCACCTGTACctgattattattaa
- the LOC126923962 gene encoding LOW QUALITY PROTEIN: neuronal acetylcholine receptor subunit alpha-10-like (The sequence of the model RefSeq protein was modified relative to this genomic sequence to represent the inferred CDS: inserted 1 base in 1 codon) — MVATLYKQSVCLTFVSALFETPARISLGMDVAXGRGSAGFRVEIARWLKSIGHQSRTGGLAFKWSINSMSPLVLFFHYGVLAIIFGNGFGDEHEYRLTKYLLDGYDAGVRPAKNFSQPLSVVFGLSLHHIIDVDEKNQILTTNCWLTQTWTDHHLKWNVSEFAGIQVIRVPYNRVWRPDTILYNNADPQYSSAVINTNVIVSHTGQVVWLSHGIFRSSCDINVEFFPFDEQRCVLKWASWTYDGYQLELERQSEEGDVSNYQANGEFDLLEFSARKNTEYYSCCLEPYPDITYEIRLRRRPTFYVFNLILPCILINSVALLVFYVPSESGEKVTLGISALLSMTVFLMTIRETLPPTEKTPLISLYYGVSICLVSFASGLAVVTLNLHHRGVQGTRVPGIVRSLVLDKLARIVFLNFQEEKRSDPVEPPRRKNNCPLHCKPELAQSQSSPKFVTRREESNSSSPSLDLGKESLEAQWLRVLGRVHATIDRNEKRLAEQDRRERMELDWKQVALVSDRALLCVFFLTTVVSTTVILCGSPPATNIAKEG; from the exons ATGGTTGCAACCTTGTACAAGCAGTCAGTTTGTTTAACATTCGTGTCTGCATTGTTTGAAACGCCTGCGCGAATTTCCTTGGGAATGGACGTGG GTGGTAGGGGTAGCGCGGGATTCAGGGTCGAAATTGCACGGTGGTTGAAAAGCATCGGACATCAGTCGAGGACAGGCGGTCTCGCGTTTAAGTGGTCTATCAATTCCATGTCGCCTTTGGTCCTGTTCTTTCATTACGGAGTTCTGGCCATCATTTTCGGGAACG GTTTTGGGGATGAACACGAATACAGACTGACAAAGTATTTGCTCGATGGGTACGACGCCGGTGTACGACCAGCTAAAAATTTCTCCCAACCCCTGTCGGTTGTCTTTGGCCTTTCTCTTCATCACATAATCGACGTG GACGAGAAGAACCAGATACTGACGACCAACTGTTGGTTGACGCAAACCTGGACGGACCATCACCTGAAATGGAACGTCTCGGAATTCGCTGGAATTCAAGTGATCCGCGTTCCTTACAACCGTGTCTGGAGACCGGACACGATTCTATACAACAA CGCCGATCCACAATACAGCTCGGCAGTCATCAATACGAACGTGATAGTCAGCCACACAGGGCAAGTGGTGTGGTTAAGCCATGGAATATTTCGCAGCAGCTGCGACATCAACGTAGAGTTCTTCCCTTTCGACGAGCAACGATGCGTCCTGAAATGGGCCTCCTGGACGTACGATGGATACCAA CTGGAGCTGGAGAGGCAAAGCGAAGAGGGAGACGTGAGCAATTACCAAGCAAACGGTGAATTCGACCTGCTTGAGTTCTCCGCGAGAAAAAACACCGAATACTACTCCTGCTGCCTGGAACCGTATCCAGATATTACTTACGAGATACGACTGCGACGACGACCGACATTTTACGTCTTCAACTTGATCCTTCCGTGCATACTCATCAACAGTGTCG CCCTGTTGGTATTCTACGTGCCGTCTGAATCGGGGGAAAAGGTCACCCTCGGGATTTCGGCGCTCCTCTCCATGACAGTCTTCCTAATGACTATTCGCGAGACACTGCCGCCCACGGAGAAAACACCGTTGATAA GTCTTTATTACGGAGTCAGCATATGCCTGGTATCCTTCGCTTCTGGATTAGCGGTAGTTACCTTGAATCTTCATCATCGTGGCGTTCAAGGTACCAGAGTGCCTGGTATCGTTCGATCGTTGGTCTTGGACAAGCTCGCCAGGATAGTGTTTCTTAATTTCCAGGAGGAAAAGAGATCG GACCCTGTCGAGCCTCCCAGAAGAAAAAACAATTGTCCATTGCACTGCAAACCGGAACTGGCCCAGTCGCAATCGTCGCCCAAGTTCGTAACCAGAAGAGAGGAAAGTAACAGCAGCAGTCCTAGTTTAG ATCTTGGTAAAGAGAGCCTTGAAGCGCAATGGTTGCGTGTGCTGGGAAGAGTGCACGCTACGATCGACAGGAATGAGAAGCGTCTGGCGGAACAAGACCGTCGCGAACGAATGGAATTAGATTGGAAACAAGTCGCATTAGTCAGTGATCGAGCGTTACTTTGCGTTTTCTTCTTGACGACGGTCGTCAGCACCACCGTTATCCTCTGCGGCTCTCCACCAGCCACGAATATCGCCAAAGAGGGATAG
- the LOC126924344 gene encoding pre-mRNA-splicing factor SPF27: MAGEVIVDALPYIDQGYDEPGVREAALAMVEEETRRYRPTKNYLEHLPSLNITAFETEVMKHEFERMQNRLPMEVLSMKRYELPPPPPGKMNDLAAWNESVKNSSAQLEHQATRICNLELMMEYGCEAWKSYLEVLVQLVSQAQKQLQALRKRIQEVNWQRKSMQTQGGEKLRALEAQWVGLVSKNYEIEQACVHLEEEIQKSMMNKGEGVEINDVPGEEEPDIPEKSATEVMATKMDQQEQQNQEP; this comes from the exons ATGGCGGGAGAAGTTATAGTTGATGCATTACCATATATTGACCAAGGATACGATGAACCTGGAGTTAGAGAAGCA gcTTTGGCCATGGTTGAAGAGGAAACTCGTCGTTATAGACCGACAAAGAACTATTTAGAACATTTGCCATCATTAAATATTACTGCTTTTGAGACAGAGGTGATGAAACATGAATTTGAGCGAATGCAAAACCGTTTACCTATGGAAGTACTCAGTATGAAGCGCTATGAGTTACCTCCACCTCCACCAGGTAAAATGAATGATCTTGCAGCGTGGAATGAAAGTGTAAAAAATAGCAGTGCACAATTGGAACATCAGGCTACCAG AATTTGTAATCTTGAGTTAATGATGGAATATGGATGCGAAGCATGGAAATCTTATTTGGAAGTATTAGTACAACTAGTAAGTCAAGCTCAAAAACAGCTACAAGCATTAAGGAAAAGAATTCAAGAGGTTAATTGGCAAAGAAAATCTATGCAAACTCAAGGTGGAGAAAAGTTAAGGGCATTAGAAGCACAATGGGTAGGActagtgtcaaaaaattatgagATTGAACAAGCGTGTGTTCACTTAGAAGAAGAAATACAGAAATCTATGATGAATAAGGGTGAGGGTGTAGAAATCAATGATGTGCCGGGCGAGGAAGAACCTGATATTCCAGAGAAAAGCGCAACTGAGGTTATGGCAACAAAAATGGATCAACAAGAACAACAAAATCAAGAAccttaa
- the LOC126924350 gene encoding protein brawnin, whose protein sequence is MPYGMSWPRFISFTSLASLTIASGSQVVHLIYRPLDDLNDLIEEEFQKRLSELQDHK, encoded by the coding sequence ATGCCGTATGGTATGTCATGGCCTCGATTTATTTCCTTTACCTCGTTAGCATCTCTTACGATTGCGTCTGGCTCGCAAGTTGTGCATCTTATATACAGGCCCCTTGACGATTTAAATGATTTGATAGAAGAGGAATTTCAGAAAAGACTATCAGAACTACAAGATcataaataa
- the LOC126924348 gene encoding small integral membrane protein 4, which translates to MQLRRIRQLDTESTRWRQSYGRSGSVRCTVKMPILPKFNIKRTIRRTLNKMPGKSLGEFRFLPIMFLMGGLLEFVMIHWHVGEVNFYRTYKRRRIEEAVEQRLAEMNAQVNR; encoded by the coding sequence ATGCAACTGCGCAGAATCAGACAGCTCGATACTGAAAGTACAAGATGGCGACAGTCATATGGCAGAAGCGGCAGCGTGCGGTGTACTGTAAAAATGCCGATCTTACCAAAATTCAACATAAAGAGAACGATAAGGAGAACTTTAAATAAAATGCCTGGAAAATCTTTAGGGGAATTTCGATTTTTACCCATAATGTTTTTAATGGGTGGTTTGTTAGAGTTCGTTATGATACACTGGCATGTCGGAGAGGTTAACTTCTATAGAAcatataaaagaagaagaatagaagaagcagTTGAACAAAGATTAGCAGAAATGAATGCACAAGTGAATAGATAA
- the LOC126923968 gene encoding 60S ribosomal protein L4, with amino-acid sequence MSLSTARPLVTIYTDKNESSGDTISLPAVFKAPIRPDIVNFVHQQVSKNSRQPYCVSKEAGHQTSAESWGTGRAVARIPRVRGGGTHRSGQGAFGNMCRGGRMFAPTKPWRRWHRRINVNQKRYALVSAIAASGVPALVQSKGHMIQEVPEFPLVVSDKIQEYNKTKQAVIFLRRIKAWNDIQKVYKSQRFRAGKGKMRNRRRIQRRGPLIVYGQDQGIRKAFRNIPGVDLMNINKMNLLKLAPGGHVGRFVIWTKSAFEKLDALYGTWRKESQLKADYNLPYPKMANTDLSRLLKSQEIRKVLRAPRHKVVRSVKKLNPLTNTRAMLRLNPYAAVLKRAAILTAKKRQQERDLALAEKRGVKLPKTAPAVKSKLLRERRAKQLLKWREVLKKKPAGVRSSTVVEPKPRKISKRIQRAIAKTHPEKKDTLFKTK; translated from the exons ATG tcgttatcaacgGCGCGACCGCTTGTTACGATATACACGGATAAAAATGAGTCGTCAGGCGATACGATTTCCCTGCCGGCTGTGTTTAAAGCACCTATTCGACCTGATATCGTGAATTTTGTTCACCAGCAAGTCTCTAAGAATAGTAGACAGCCATATTGTGTATCCAAAGAAGCTG GTCATCAAACCTCTGCCGAGTCATGGGGTACTGGACGTGCTGTAGCACGTATACCTCGTGTACGTGGTGGTGGTACTCATCGCTCTGGCCAAGGTGCTTTTGGTAACATGTGTAGAGGTGGACGCATGTTTGCTCCAACAAAGCCATGGAGACGCTGGCATCGTCGAATTAATGTTAACCAGAAAAGATACGCTCTTGTTTCTGCTATTGCTGCATCTGGTGTCCCAGCCCTTGTACAATCTAAGG gTCATATGATTCAAGAAGTTCCAGAATTTCCATTAGTAGTATCTGACAAAATTCAGGAATATAACAAGACTAAACAAGCTGTTATCTTCCTGAGACGTATCAAGGCATGGAATGATATTCAAAAA GTTTACAAGTCTCAACGTTTCCGTGCTGGCAAAGGTAAAATGCGTAACCGTAGACGCATTCAACGACGTGGACCTCTGATTGTATATGGTCAAGATCAG GGTATTCGTAAGGCATTCCGTAACATTCCTGGTGTTGATCTTATGAATATTAACAAAATGAACTTGCTTAAATTGGCGCCTGGTGGCCACGTTGGACGTTTTGTAATCTGGACAAAATCTGCCTTTGAGAAGTTAGATGCTCTTTACGGAACTTGGCGCAAAGAATCCCAACTTAAGGCCGATTATAACTTACCCTATCCGAAAATGGCGAACACGGATTTGTCGAGACTCCTGAAATCTCAAGAAATTCGTAAAGTTCTGAGGGCACCAAGGCAT AAGGTGGTCCGTAGTGTCAAGAAATTGAACCCATTGACCAACACGCGTGCTATGTTACGTCTCAATCCATATGCGGCTGTTCTGAAACGTGCTGCAATTTTAACAGCAAAGAAACGTCAGCAAGAGAGAGATCTTGCTCTAGCAGAGAAGCGTGGA GTCAAGCTGCCAAAGACTGCACCTGCTGTAAAGAGTAAACTACTCCGGGAAAGACGCGCGAAACAACTTTTAAAATGGAGAGAAGTGTTAAAAAAGAAGCCCGCGGGCGTGAGATCATCTACTGTTGTCGAGCCGAAACCTAGGAAGATATCAAAGCGAATTCAAAGGGCTATTGCAAAAACTCACCCTGAAAAGAAAGACACACTTTttaaaacgaaataa